In one window of Paraflavitalea soli DNA:
- a CDS encoding FtsK/SpoIIIE family DNA translocase — MANRLKSGKSKTPDTDKLKPEKEEQVTVKQLVKDERTHKIAGTMALLASLFLFIAFTSYLFTWREDQDKVFKGASILMPSAGVKTTNLLGNIGAYISHQFFYNGFGLASFLFCTLFFVMGANALFGKKIFSVWRNVRYLIVGVVFFSVACAFVSGNSQFAWGGAVGTMISDWLVSLIGKIGTAALLLVGGLAYVIWRFNPVFKVPTIPRKPASLEEAVLPVNEEEQEAAPKPKKTNKLKKGEQPSPLLAPKLEIDEDLLEDMQLVERAEEQDEPPFEPNTPAPPVVIPPPVVTPSLNKKQEKAQQAAASLELEIKSMPEEPISADEEVEPAEEEEESIEEKKPIITTPYEPTLDLKDYQYPSLELLEQHGSEKIIQDAAELETNKNQIITTLKNYDIDIQKISATVGPTVTLYEIVPAAGVRISRIKNLEDDIALSLAALGIRIIAPIPGKGTIGIEVPNVKKTVVSMKTLLASEKFQANNFSLPVAIGKKIDNENFIVDLTTMPHLLMAGATGQGKSVGLNAILVSLLYKKHPSQLKLVLVDPKKVELTLYRTIENHFLAKLPGEEEAIITDTKKVIHTLNALCIEMDNRYDLLKEAGTRNIREYNEKFVKRRLNPEKGHQFLPFIVLVVDEFADLIMTAGKEVEMPIARLAQLARAVGIHLIIATQRPSVNIITGTIKANFPARIAFKVSSKIDSRTILDIGGAEQLIGKGDMLISYNGELTRLQCAFVDTPEVESVCDNIGAQNGYPQAFMLPEYVDEKELEKDFDIGDRDSLFEDAARMIVTSQIGSTSLLQRRMKLGYNRAGRLMDQLEAAGIVGPSQGSKARDVLIRTEMDLEQHLANFNT, encoded by the coding sequence ATGGCCAATCGCTTAAAATCCGGAAAAAGCAAAACTCCTGACACTGATAAACTGAAACCTGAGAAGGAAGAGCAGGTGACCGTAAAACAATTGGTAAAAGACGAACGTACCCATAAGATTGCCGGCACCATGGCACTGCTGGCAAGCCTGTTCCTGTTTATCGCCTTCACTTCTTACCTGTTTACCTGGCGCGAAGACCAGGACAAGGTATTCAAAGGCGCTTCCATATTAATGCCTTCGGCAGGTGTCAAGACTACCAACCTGCTGGGCAATATCGGCGCCTATATATCCCATCAGTTTTTTTACAATGGGTTTGGACTTGCCTCCTTTCTCTTTTGCACCCTCTTTTTTGTCATGGGCGCCAACGCCCTTTTTGGCAAGAAGATATTCTCTGTCTGGCGCAACGTACGCTACCTCATTGTAGGCGTAGTGTTCTTCAGCGTGGCTTGTGCCTTTGTATCCGGCAACAGCCAGTTTGCCTGGGGTGGGGCAGTAGGCACCATGATCAGCGACTGGCTCGTAAGCCTCATCGGTAAAATAGGCACCGCAGCCCTCCTCCTGGTGGGTGGCCTCGCCTACGTCATCTGGCGTTTCAATCCAGTATTCAAAGTACCCACCATACCGCGTAAACCTGCATCCCTCGAAGAGGCCGTATTGCCGGTCAATGAAGAAGAACAGGAAGCCGCTCCCAAACCCAAAAAGACCAATAAGCTCAAAAAAGGCGAACAGCCTTCACCCCTCCTGGCCCCCAAGCTGGAAATAGACGAGGACCTCCTCGAAGACATGCAGCTGGTTGAGCGCGCCGAAGAGCAGGACGAGCCCCCTTTTGAGCCCAATACACCGGCCCCGCCCGTGGTGATACCCCCACCCGTGGTTACCCCGTCCCTCAACAAAAAACAGGAAAAGGCCCAGCAGGCAGCCGCCTCCCTCGAGCTGGAGATCAAATCCATGCCCGAAGAGCCCATATCAGCCGATGAAGAAGTAGAACCCGCAGAAGAGGAAGAGGAATCTATCGAAGAGAAAAAGCCCATCATCACCACCCCATACGAACCTACCCTCGATCTGAAGGATTATCAATATCCCTCCCTCGAGCTCCTGGAACAGCATGGTAGCGAAAAGATCATCCAGGATGCGGCCGAACTGGAGACCAACAAAAACCAGATCATCACCACCCTCAAGAATTATGATATCGACATCCAGAAGATCAGTGCTACCGTAGGCCCCACCGTCACCCTGTACGAGATCGTACCCGCTGCCGGTGTACGGATCTCCCGGATCAAGAACCTCGAAGACGATATTGCCCTGAGCCTCGCGGCCCTCGGTATCCGCATCATTGCCCCCATACCCGGTAAAGGCACCATTGGTATCGAAGTGCCCAATGTGAAGAAGACCGTGGTGAGTATGAAGACCCTCCTGGCTTCTGAAAAGTTCCAGGCCAACAATTTCAGCTTGCCCGTGGCCATCGGTAAGAAGATCGACAACGAGAATTTCATTGTCGACCTCACCACCATGCCTCACTTGCTCATGGCCGGTGCCACCGGTCAGGGTAAATCAGTTGGGTTGAACGCCATCCTGGTGTCCCTCCTCTATAAGAAGCACCCCTCCCAGCTGAAGCTCGTACTCGTCGATCCCAAAAAAGTAGAGTTGACCCTCTACCGTACCATCGAGAACCACTTCCTGGCCAAGCTTCCCGGAGAAGAAGAAGCCATCATCACCGATACCAAAAAAGTTATCCATACCCTCAATGCCCTGTGTATTGAGATGGACAACCGCTACGACCTCCTCAAAGAAGCCGGCACCCGCAATATTCGTGAGTACAATGAGAAGTTCGTCAAGCGCAGGCTCAACCCCGAAAAAGGCCACCAGTTCCTGCCCTTTATCGTGCTCGTGGTCGATGAGTTTGCCGATCTCATCATGACCGCCGGCAAGGAAGTGGAAATGCCCATCGCCCGCCTGGCCCAGTTGGCCCGGGCCGTAGGTATTCACCTCATCATCGCCACCCAGCGCCCTTCTGTCAACATCATTACCGGTACCATCAAGGCCAACTTCCCGGCACGGATTGCCTTTAAGGTATCCTCCAAGATCGACTCCCGTACCATCCTCGATATCGGTGGCGCCGAACAGCTCATCGGTAAGGGCGATATGCTGATCTCTTATAATGGCGAGCTTACCCGCCTCCAGTGCGCTTTTGTCGACACCCCCGAAGTGGAGAGCGTATGCGACAACATCGGCGCCCAGAACGGGTATCCCCAGGCATTCATGTTGCCCGAATACGTCGATGAAAAAGAACTGGAAAAGGATTTTGACATCGGCGACCGCGATTCCCTCTTTGAGGATGCCGCCCGCATGATCGTCACCAGCCAGATCGGTTCTACCTCCCTGCTCCAGCGCCGCATGAAACTCGGTTACAACCGCGCCGGCCGCCTCATGGACCAGCTCGAAGCCGCCGGCATTGTAGGCCCCAGCCAGGGTAGCAAGGCCCGCGACGTGCTCATTCGCACCGAAATGGACCTCGAACAGCATTTAGCGAATTTTAATACCTAA
- a CDS encoding LolA family protein, giving the protein MKAVLLFFSTILTALVGFSQTGDKPVSSDPAAKKILDEVSAKFKTYKAVQAAFVLKNEDSKGKVLDTKKGTVSMKGSKYKVSLVGGAEIFCDGANVWTFDKSSNEVTITKLEGSASMITPTKLFTNFYDKDFLYKLNGEKKEGNKTLVEIEMTPVDKTKPFHKVFVLVDKTAKTIYSTRVLDKSGTKITYTVTTLNGKAALTDALFVFDKSKYPGVEEVDLR; this is encoded by the coding sequence ATGAAAGCAGTACTTTTATTCTTTAGCACGATTCTGACAGCATTGGTAGGTTTTTCACAAACCGGCGATAAGCCTGTGAGCAGCGATCCCGCCGCCAAAAAGATACTGGATGAGGTCAGTGCTAAGTTTAAGACCTACAAAGCTGTACAGGCCGCTTTCGTGTTGAAAAATGAGGACAGCAAAGGTAAAGTGCTGGATACCAAGAAGGGAACCGTGTCTATGAAGGGCTCTAAATACAAAGTGAGCCTCGTGGGCGGTGCCGAGATCTTCTGCGATGGCGCCAATGTTTGGACCTTCGATAAGTCTTCCAACGAGGTCACCATCACCAAACTCGAAGGGTCTGCCAGCATGATCACCCCCACAAAATTGTTCACCAATTTTTACGACAAAGACTTCCTCTATAAACTCAATGGAGAAAAGAAAGAAGGCAACAAGACCCTCGTAGAAATAGAAATGACCCCCGTAGATAAGACCAAGCCATTCCATAAAGTATTCGTCCTGGTCGACAAAACTGCCAAAACAATCTACAGCACCCGCGTGCTCGATAAGAGCGGTACTAAGATCACCTACACCGTTACTACCCTCAATGGCAAAGCCGCCCTCACCGATGCCCTGTTTGTTTTCGACAAAAGCAAATATCCCGGCGTAGAAGAAGTAGATCTTCGGTAG
- a CDS encoding UbiX family flavin prenyltransferase yields MHKIVLAITGASGSIYPRLLLRKLLTVSAQWEELAVVMTENAKQVWETELGMADYKDFMALADKGKQGIQFYSTMDFNAPFASGSGRFNTMIIAPCSMGTLGRIATGVSTDLITRAADVVLKERRKLICMIRDTPYNLIHIRNMETVTLAGGIICPASPSFYSRPTTIEEVAATVADRVLDLAGLDISTYRWGE; encoded by the coding sequence ATGCATAAAATTGTGCTGGCCATTACGGGGGCAAGTGGTTCTATCTATCCGCGGTTGTTGTTGCGCAAACTGCTGACGGTATCGGCTCAATGGGAGGAACTGGCGGTGGTGATGACGGAAAATGCCAAGCAGGTATGGGAAACGGAGCTGGGGATGGCAGATTATAAGGATTTTATGGCCCTCGCGGATAAGGGGAAGCAGGGCATTCAATTTTATTCGACGATGGACTTTAACGCACCTTTTGCTTCGGGATCGGGCCGGTTCAATACGATGATCATCGCGCCCTGCTCGATGGGTACGCTGGGGCGTATTGCCACGGGTGTATCGACGGACCTGATCACGCGGGCTGCGGATGTGGTGCTGAAGGAGCGCCGCAAACTGATCTGCATGATCCGGGATACGCCTTACAACCTGATCCATATCCGCAATATGGAAACGGTGACGCTGGCCGGCGGGATCATTTGCCCGGCCTCTCCTTCGTTTTACAGCCGTCCTACAACGATCGAGGAAGTGGCTGCTACGGTGGCGGACCGGGTGCTTGACCTGGCGGGACTGGATATCAGTACGTACAGATGGGGGGAGTAG
- a CDS encoding thioredoxin family protein, which yields MQTLKPALLFAWIIVFSCGQRPLETNDKTQWMTLQQVSDSLRKQKKPVLIDLYTDWCGWCKVMDKKTYANKKVGAYLNDKFYTAKVDAETKSAITWKGRTYTFNQNYRTNDFAVYLTKGQLSYPTTVIIPVDGEPQAIPGYLTPPELELLVKYFGEGQDAKIGFEEYQKKFKASW from the coding sequence ATGCAAACCTTGAAACCCGCCCTTTTGTTTGCCTGGATCATTGTTTTTTCCTGCGGCCAGCGGCCCCTGGAAACCAACGACAAAACCCAATGGATGACCCTGCAGCAGGTGTCCGACAGCCTCCGGAAGCAAAAGAAGCCCGTGCTCATTGACCTGTATACCGACTGGTGCGGCTGGTGCAAGGTGATGGACAAAAAGACATATGCCAACAAGAAAGTAGGCGCCTACCTCAACGATAAATTCTACACAGCCAAAGTCGATGCAGAGACCAAAAGCGCCATTACCTGGAAGGGCAGAACCTATACCTTCAACCAAAACTATCGGACCAACGATTTTGCAGTATACCTCACAAAAGGTCAGTTATCCTATCCAACGACCGTCATCATTCCTGTCGATGGCGAACCACAAGCTATTCCCGGTTACCTCACACCACCCGAACTCGAATTGCTCGTTAAATATTTCGGAGAAGGCCAGGATGCTAAAATAGGATTCGAAGAGTACCAGAAGAAGTTTAAAGCAAGTTGGTAG
- a CDS encoding aminotransferase class I/II-fold pyridoxal phosphate-dependent enzyme, with the protein MADIFERLLKNYGPIGQHRERAHGYFAFPKLEGEIGSRMKFRGKEMVVWSLNNYLGLANHPEVRKADADGAAQFGLASPMGARMMSGNTNYHELLEQQLAEFESKEDAILLNFGYQGMVSIIDVLCGRHDVIVYDAESHACIIDGLRLHPGHRYVYKHNDLEDFEKQLQRATALVEKQKAGGILVITEGVFGMAGDQGKIKEIVELKDKYDFRLLVDDAHGFGTLGETGAGAGEAQGVQDGIDLYFSTFAKSMASIGAFVAGTKSIIDYIRYNIRSQIFAKSLPMPLVIGNLKRLELLRTRPELKNKLWENALKLQKGLKEKGFNIGKTDSVVTPVYMNGGVEEATAMVMDLRENYGIFCSIVVYPVIPKGHIIYRLIPTAAHNDEDIQLTLTAFEETKKKLDAGAYKVEAIPDMAEVQ; encoded by the coding sequence ATGGCAGACATTTTCGAAAGATTGTTGAAAAACTATGGCCCTATCGGCCAGCACCGTGAACGAGCGCATGGGTATTTTGCTTTCCCCAAACTGGAGGGAGAGATCGGGAGCCGCATGAAGTTCCGGGGCAAGGAGATGGTAGTGTGGAGCCTGAATAATTACCTTGGACTGGCCAATCACCCCGAAGTACGTAAAGCGGATGCTGATGGCGCAGCGCAGTTTGGCCTGGCCAGCCCGATGGGTGCCCGGATGATGAGTGGCAATACGAATTACCATGAGCTGCTGGAACAACAATTGGCCGAATTTGAAAGCAAGGAAGATGCGATCCTGCTCAATTTTGGATACCAGGGTATGGTGAGCATTATTGATGTGCTGTGCGGTCGTCATGATGTGATCGTATATGATGCGGAGAGTCATGCCTGCATTATCGATGGATTGCGGTTGCACCCCGGCCATCGCTATGTATACAAGCACAATGACCTGGAAGATTTTGAAAAACAATTACAGCGGGCCACTGCACTGGTAGAAAAGCAAAAAGCAGGTGGCATACTGGTGATCACGGAAGGTGTATTTGGCATGGCAGGCGACCAGGGCAAGATCAAAGAGATCGTGGAGCTGAAAGATAAATATGATTTCAGGCTGCTGGTGGATGATGCGCATGGATTTGGTACGCTGGGTGAAACAGGCGCCGGCGCCGGTGAAGCACAAGGAGTGCAGGACGGCATCGACCTGTATTTTAGCACTTTTGCCAAATCGATGGCCTCTATCGGCGCCTTTGTAGCCGGCACCAAATCGATCATCGATTATATCCGGTACAATATCCGCAGCCAAATCTTTGCGAAGAGCTTACCGATGCCTTTGGTGATCGGCAACCTGAAGCGGCTGGAATTGCTGCGCACGCGTCCTGAGCTCAAGAACAAGCTGTGGGAGAATGCATTGAAACTGCAAAAGGGGCTCAAGGAGAAGGGCTTTAATATTGGCAAAACGGACTCGGTTGTAACACCGGTATATATGAATGGCGGGGTAGAAGAAGCCACGGCGATGGTGATGGACCTGCGGGAGAACTATGGTATCTTCTGTTCGATCGTGGTGTACCCGGTTATTCCCAAGGGGCATATCATCTATAGGCTGATCCCTACAGCAGCACACAATGATGAAGATATCCAGCTGACATTGACAGCTTTTGAGGAGACAAAGAAGAAGCTGGATGCGGGCGCTTACAAAGTAGAAGCGATCCCTGATATGGCGGAAGTACAGTAG
- the pafA gene encoding alkaline phosphatase PafA, translated as MRKLLLSSFFVTLAITSFAQRRAKTTDVNTPNRPKLVVGIVVDQMRWDYLYRYYDRYKSDGGFKRFLQQGFTAENTLIPYTPTITACGHTCIYTGSVPAVHGITGNAWWDRDLQRSVYCAEDKTVKSVGTTGVNGEMSPRNMLTNTICDELRLATNFRSKVVGIAIKDRGGILPAGHSANAAYWYDSKTGDWITSTYYMNDLPQWVKDFNAQKVVDKYYALDWNLLYPKDTYVQSTADEKPYEGKSFGADQKGFPYDLKKFIGKNYGAIASTPYGNSMTADMAKAAVINEQLGADDITDFLAVSFSSPDYVGHSFGPNSIEQEDDFLRLDTTFGNLFRFLDEKVGKGEYLVFLSADHGVAHVPGFMKENKLPGGTIDDERWAKEINKGLLDNFGITGKAIVSNYNYQIHLNHALLDSMKLDKKAVKQWIVDYLGKQEGISRAFAIDEIMNVPLTSKQREMMVNGWYPRRSGDIQIVLQPGWIDGGPTGTTHGIWNPYDAHIPMLFYGWGIKPGRTNRETYMSDIAPTIAALLHIQMPNGTTGKVVEEVMK; from the coding sequence ATGCGAAAATTACTCCTGAGCTCCTTTTTTGTAACGCTTGCAATCACCTCCTTTGCCCAACGGCGCGCCAAAACCACCGATGTAAACACCCCCAACCGCCCCAAATTGGTGGTGGGTATCGTGGTCGACCAGATGCGCTGGGATTATCTCTATCGCTATTATGATCGCTATAAATCCGATGGTGGCTTTAAACGTTTCCTCCAGCAGGGTTTTACAGCAGAGAATACCCTCATCCCGTATACACCCACCATCACCGCCTGCGGACACACCTGTATCTACACCGGCAGCGTCCCCGCCGTTCATGGCATCACCGGCAATGCCTGGTGGGACAGAGACCTGCAACGCAGCGTTTACTGCGCAGAAGACAAGACCGTAAAGTCAGTAGGTACCACCGGCGTCAATGGTGAAATGAGCCCCCGCAACATGCTCACCAATACCATTTGCGATGAACTCCGCCTCGCTACCAATTTCAGGAGCAAAGTGGTGGGCATCGCCATTAAAGACCGCGGTGGTATCCTCCCCGCCGGCCATTCAGCCAATGCCGCTTATTGGTACGATAGCAAAACCGGCGACTGGATCACCTCTACTTATTACATGAACGACCTGCCTCAGTGGGTAAAGGATTTCAACGCACAGAAGGTCGTTGATAAATATTATGCACTCGACTGGAACCTCCTCTATCCCAAAGATACTTATGTGCAAAGCACTGCCGATGAAAAGCCCTATGAAGGCAAATCATTTGGCGCTGACCAAAAAGGGTTTCCTTACGACCTGAAGAAATTCATTGGTAAGAACTATGGCGCCATCGCCAGCACACCGTATGGCAACTCCATGACAGCCGACATGGCCAAAGCAGCCGTGATCAATGAGCAGCTGGGTGCTGATGACATCACCGATTTCCTCGCCGTGAGCTTTTCTTCTCCCGATTATGTAGGCCATTCTTTTGGTCCCAACTCCATAGAGCAGGAAGATGACTTCCTCCGCCTCGATACCACCTTTGGCAACCTCTTCCGTTTCCTCGATGAGAAAGTAGGCAAGGGCGAATACCTCGTATTCCTGAGTGCCGACCACGGCGTGGCCCATGTGCCCGGGTTTATGAAGGAAAACAAATTACCAGGCGGTACCATTGATGACGAGCGTTGGGCCAAAGAGATCAACAAAGGTCTCCTGGACAATTTTGGTATTACCGGCAAAGCCATTGTCAGCAATTACAACTACCAGATACACCTCAACCATGCCCTGCTCGATTCCATGAAGCTCGACAAGAAAGCCGTCAAGCAATGGATCGTTGATTACCTCGGCAAACAGGAAGGTATATCCCGCGCTTTTGCCATTGATGAGATCATGAATGTGCCCCTCACTTCCAAACAGCGTGAGATGATGGTCAATGGCTGGTATCCCCGCCGCAGCGGCGATATCCAGATCGTGCTCCAGCCAGGCTGGATCGATGGAGGTCCCACCGGTACCACCCACGGCATCTGGAATCCCTATGATGCCCACATCCCCATGTTGTTTTATGGTTGGGGTATCAAACCCGGCCGCACCAACCGCGAAACCTATATGAGCGATATTGCCCCTACCATTGCCGCTTTACTCCATATCCAGATGCCCAACGGCACCACCGGTAAGGTAGTGGAAGAAGTGATGAAGTAG